The sequence below is a genomic window from Maylandia zebra isolate NMK-2024a linkage group LG18, Mzebra_GT3a, whole genome shotgun sequence.
tacactgtattttaaattaaacaaaatacagctaatgcagatttatttaaactccttgaattaaagctgaaactctttgttgttgtattttaaaAGTGTCCTCGTTCGAAAACCTGTGGACCTTACTGGATCTTGTTCCTTCTCTTaccaatgaaaacaacagagctCCCAGACATCCATAGATAACTTCAGCAATGTAGCTGTAGTAGAATGTGCAAAATATCCCAAACATGGCGACGTCCACGACCAGAATCAACAAAGCACTGTTGCAATAAGTAAAATCATAGCGAGTCTGCAAATAACAGAAAGACATAAAGACATGAATGTCATTATTAAATAATCTATCAGTGTCTAAtcttatttagattttttttctgtagtgCACAGTAACCATGTGACATATGAAATGAACATGTGAAATATTAATCTTTTGAAACTTGAAGCATATGAGTCTCATAAAATAAGGCATTTCAGATCTTTCAAATGCAAGGAAAAAGTGTTTGCATACTCTCCAAGGGACTATGTTGATGTATTTAAATTTCTTGAATGAGAAATAATCTACAATATGAGCAATATTAAATTTactgtgatataaaaaaaaccctgcaaaatTAGcaaatgtttgcactgaaggAGCCGGGACCAGTGATTtataattttctttaaaatgaaagattgcttaatcattaaaaaaaatagaggggagattaaaaaaaactattggtTGGGCTGATCAGTATCAGTATTTataaatgaatattaaaaaaaatatataataatggaATCCTTCAACCATGGTATGAGTGGTGAAgttgcatagtttgtccaccagagggcaacCTGCAACTTCCCTGCTGGCAACACATGTTGGAAAcgccacaaacaaaacaaccctcTGATCCAAGCAGAGTCGGGCAGAACATAAAGcggtgaataaataaatacagataaTGAATGTTAGGGGAATCTAtttatgtttcatgtgtctgaaagaaaaaaaaatcaaatatcaGAGTATTCGATTTTTGAATAACCAAATATTGATATCAGTCTTACAAATATCAGTCTATTAAAATCATCTATGACCAAATAGTTAATCAGCTTCCCTTTCACGTTACATTTTTCACTGCATGCATTTTGTGTTATTCTGATGTGCTGTGGATTTTCTTTATAGAAACCTTTCAGAGTTTTGACTTCAAAGTCAGCTGAGAAATCTGCACTCTGCTttggtgaagaagaagaagaaagctttTCAAATGTAGCGCTTCTGCACAGCCTGACGGTCTCACCTGCGCTGAAAAAGCGATGATTGAGATAGAAATGGCCAGCGTTACTCCCATAGCCAGGATCACAGCAGTGGTGTTGTGAAAGGAGGCGATGGTCCCCGTCATGTATGCCATGCTCACAGTGACAACAAACTGGAGGTAGAAAATTAAGTGCATTAAACATCTCCAGAACACGTGAAACACATTTTCCACTTATTTTCactcaaaacaaaaaataagaacatatcaaataatgaaaacagaacagaacatgTACAAGAAGCAAGGCCAGAAAGAAATTGTGTGAATGTGGTCTTCAGGTATGGATGCTTGTTTCCgacactgaaaaaacaaacttttatatTCGGGCAATGTGGCCTTTTGGCCTCTGCTTTTCTAGTTTGTTGTGTTTGCCAGTCTCTTCCAGGAATTGCCGGGTTGAGGTGACCTAGATAAGAAAGCAGAACACATGAGCAGGTTTCGTTtaaggctttttctttttctcttataCACACACTCATTCATACACTTGCCATGCATTCAGACATGAATGCACTTAATGAgtgcttttaaaagaaaaggtgCAGCAGTGAGCTTCTGCTTGCGTTTTGCTCTGCTGTACGTGCAGTATTTAACAAcaacaggaacaggaagagcCTGTCCTAAATTAACATGCCAACCAAACCTGAAATCACTCAGTGAATCTGCTGCCCtttagagaaaactttagaggttttgttttggaaaatgtaaaaagcaaACTTTTCACAAGTCATTTAGAGCTTTGAGTTCTCAGTTAGAATAGAAAAGTGCTACATAAGTGCCAGAACATTTACTATGTGTTTGTGGAAGTCTAAATCTTTGACAAAAGTCatcagtgggtttttttgttgctgttgttcttATTCTGacctttatttccttttttttaacaaagttATTGCTGAGCACTTAGCACTTATACTTTaacttttagtttttagttaagTGGTTCACAAGCTGAGGTGCCATCCTGACTGCATGACCAAAGTATTTCACTTCTCTTTCCAAAAATGTGACTGTGCCGTGTTTCATATCCATTTGATACATGGTTTTGTTATTTGTGACCCACCAGTGCCACAATGTTCCACGGGTGATGCTGGCTGAAGGACTTGCAGCAACTGAGGGCGATGGCGACCACAACGAAGACGATGAAGGAACTGAGATATACCCAAATGTTTGATTGCACTGCCTCTTTGACCACGCTGGAGAAGGTGAACACGCACACTACAGTGAAGGTGAACAGCAGCTGGAGCGTCACGATGCTAAAAACCTGTCCCGGAAAAGATAAAAggctgagttttgttttttaaattaccgGTACAACTTTATTACTAAGTAACTACACTGTAAAAGAAAACTGCAAATGTTTTTCCTTAAATTTAACTCACATTAACAAAGAAGAACTAGTCCAACAATGTCAACTGTTTCCTTAGTCAGAGGCTGCTTTGAAATATTATAAACGTGGTGTCAAACATGCAGTTCTGGAGCCAGAGTTGGCTCACCAAAGACCCCAGACCAGCCCCCAGGATGGCCCAAAGAAATCTTTGATTTTTCAGTAAAATGCATACAGTACCTGGTGAGGTAACACCAACTTCATCACACTGGAgtcaaagaatattaaaagttgAGTATTTTTTAGATCTTGAGACATTATTTCAATCACAGAGTAAAATACTATCAATGTTTAGTGCGTGAAACCTGTAAATGTGAAGAGTTTGTGCTTTTCAACAGTCGCTGTGAATTATAATAGCAATAAACTTAAGCAATACACTTTTTTAAGGTGTATCATCTGCAGAAGCAGGGTTCATTAagtgttattgtttttaaaacataCTTTTAGTTCTctatattaaaataaagatgGGTTGTTATACAATGTCTTTACTGGCTAGTCCCACTCAAATTGGGTTGTATGTAGATCATCTATTCATTTTCCTCaatttatccagttcagggtcacttagcagctggagcctatcccagctgtcatagggtgagaggcaggataCAACCTGGAGAGGTTGTTAATCTGTGGCCATCCTAACAGAGTGGCAGCCGATCACATTTGGCCTGTTCAATATCAACAGTTAACCAAAGTGTGGGTCTCTGGACTGTGGAGAAAGCTGGAGTACCCGTTAAGGACCCTTGCAGGCACAGGGAGGGCGTGGAAATTCAAGGATGCTTGTGTGGTCCTTGAAAATAAGTTTGACTTCTCTCTTTTCTCAAATCTACTTATTTGTGCTCAGGAAGAAAGTGAGAGAAACAGCCTCCTTAATCTTCCGCATACAGGCACAAAATAGTTCCTGATTTTGCCAACTGTAACATGTGATTACCACGTGCTGCAATTACCAGTTCATAAAATAAACAGCTCCCTAAAAGTAAACAGGATTTGAAACACCCAACTTCTCCCACTCCAAGTGGCTGTTGTGTGAAAGTAGACCCGACCAAAACATCTGGCTGCTATGTTGACGTGCCA
It includes:
- the si:ch211-284o19.8 gene encoding protein lifeguard 1 isoform X2, encoding MSADSITSKETQHDPGSDVPSASMHSYQEEQPPAYSEAPPVYKPPQISRYESFHDINPQISSETTPLVSSSSFDDEIVRKGFIRKVFSIVTLQLLFTFTVVCVFTFSSVVKEAVQSNIWVYLSSFIVFVVVAIALSCCKSFSQHHPWNIVALFVVTVSMAYMTGTIASFHNTTAVILAMGVTLAISISIIAFSAQTRYDFTYCNSALLILVVDVAMFGIFCTFYYSYIAEVIYGCLGALLFSLYLVIDCQLVMGRMAYSADPEDYINAALRIYLDVVLIFLYILGRR
- the si:ch211-284o19.8 gene encoding protein lifeguard 1 isoform X1, coding for MSADSITSKETQHDPGSDVPSASMHSYQEEQPPAYSEAPPVYKPPQISRYESFHDINPQISSETTPLVSSSSFDDEIVRKGFIRKVFSIVTLQLLFTFTVVCVFTFSSVVKEAVQSNIWVYLSSFIVFVVVAIALSCCKSFSQHHPWNIVALFVVTVSMAYMTGTIASFHNTTAVILAMGVTLAISISIIAFSAQTRYDFTYCNSALLILVVDVAMFGIFCTFYYSYIAEVIYGCLGALLFSLVREGTRSIPGDRLSAGDGEDGLQCRSRRLHQRCSQNLPRCSPNFPLHPGEEVKLHIQNKRTLQTVD